In Hyalangium minutum, a genomic segment contains:
- a CDS encoding sterol desaturase family protein has product MAPLVKVLCTALVISSFIKLSALGLGWVAARTRLAERWRVYRRSLAPGQLRSEAKAAISVVLCDALLVGLFRYYAGPRMVPFSVPVALLSYAWIFVSFEVWFYVSHRLLHTKALYRFHAQHHVAQVTEPLTSLSFSLVERLVLMGGGMGLALLAIEVMPITKAGLMAYILTNYLLNVVGHSNTEWLPKRFVSSWLGRLVFTPTFHALHHARYQGHYGLFTVVLDRWFGTAFQDYPQVHARAREGVGLTRIGERLAEAPAPEALASPAHEDVSKAA; this is encoded by the coding sequence ATGGCCCCCCTCGTGAAGGTGCTGTGCACGGCGTTGGTGATCTCGAGCTTCATCAAGCTCTCGGCGCTGGGCCTCGGATGGGTTGCAGCGCGCACGCGGCTGGCGGAGCGGTGGCGGGTGTACCGGCGGTCGCTGGCGCCGGGGCAGCTCCGCAGCGAGGCCAAGGCGGCGATCTCGGTGGTGCTCTGCGACGCGCTGCTGGTGGGGCTGTTCCGGTACTACGCGGGCCCGAGGATGGTGCCCTTCAGCGTGCCGGTGGCGCTGCTGTCGTACGCGTGGATCTTCGTGAGCTTCGAGGTGTGGTTCTACGTGTCGCACCGGCTGCTGCACACGAAGGCGCTGTACCGGTTCCACGCGCAGCACCACGTGGCGCAGGTGACGGAACCGCTGACGTCGCTGTCCTTCTCGCTGGTAGAGCGCCTGGTGCTGATGGGCGGTGGGATGGGGCTGGCGCTGCTGGCCATCGAGGTGATGCCCATCACGAAAGCAGGCCTCATGGCGTACATCCTCACCAACTACCTGCTGAACGTGGTGGGGCACAGCAACACAGAGTGGCTGCCCAAGCGCTTCGTGTCGTCGTGGCTGGGACGGCTAGTCTTCACGCCCACGTTCCACGCCCTGCACCATGCGCGCTACCAGGGGCACTACGGGCTCTTCACGGTGGTGCTGGACCGGTGGTTCGGCACGGCGTTCCAGGACTACCCGCAGGTGCACGCCCGAGCGCGCGAGGGCGTGGGGCTGACGCGCATCGGCGAGCGGCTCGCGGAGGCCCCAGCTCCGGAGGCCCTCGCCTCCCCGGCTCACGAGGACGTAAGCAAGGCGGCCTGA
- a CDS encoding YHS domain-containing protein, with protein MNAEQSQSHRRHLDPVCGRQLEEPEGQPSTEYKKRRYFFCSERCRSAFEKQAERFRLNELARAGALLTPGRVRWGIS; from the coding sequence ATGAACGCTGAACAGAGTCAGAGTCATAGGCGTCACCTGGATCCAGTCTGTGGGCGGCAGCTGGAGGAGCCCGAGGGCCAGCCGTCCACGGAGTACAAGAAGCGCCGGTACTTCTTCTGTTCGGAGCGGTGCCGCAGCGCCTTCGAGAAGCAAGCCGAGCGCTTCCGGCTGAATGAGCTGGCGCGGGCCGGCGCGCTGCTGACCCCTGGCCGTGTTCGCTGGGGCATCTCCTGA
- a CDS encoding PLP-dependent aminotransferase family protein — protein MPELQGREGPLYRAIADALAADIEAGRLTPGARLPTHRELAETVGVTVGTVTRAYAEAERRGLIGGEVGRGTYVRHLATPRPLPSSAAPEPVVGEDTQIELGLNWPATPEGDPATEALRRTLEALQRSPELSELLAYQPHAGLHFHREAGAEWISRFGLSVPADQVVVCSGGQHAMEVVLKAHTRPGDTVLTEALTYPGLKTLASQHHLRLQGVTMDAQGLVPEALEAACRGGAKLLYCVPNLQNPTGAVMSPERRERIAAIIRAQGLTLLEDDVHGLLLEDRPPPLSALVPESSYFIAGISKLLAPGLRLGYLAAPRRGMERLAESAALAARMTPPLTAEICARWIREGTADEIVKRRRQEAQARLALTREVLGEAAVRSAQGPTYHLWMELPAHWRSEAFSAQARRNGVSVTASEVFAVSPAVAPGAVRVCLGAPRTQALLRKGLQRLRDTLTRGPAPLATIV, from the coding sequence GTGCCGGAACTTCAGGGACGCGAGGGGCCGCTGTACCGGGCCATCGCGGATGCGCTGGCGGCGGACATCGAGGCGGGGCGGCTGACCCCGGGTGCCCGGCTGCCCACGCACCGAGAGCTGGCCGAGACGGTGGGCGTGACGGTGGGCACGGTCACGCGCGCCTACGCCGAGGCCGAGCGACGAGGGCTCATCGGTGGCGAGGTGGGCCGAGGCACCTACGTGCGGCACCTGGCGACGCCTCGTCCCCTGCCCTCTTCGGCGGCTCCGGAGCCCGTGGTCGGCGAGGACACGCAGATCGAGCTGGGGCTCAACTGGCCTGCGACACCGGAGGGAGATCCCGCGACCGAGGCTCTGCGCCGGACGTTGGAGGCGCTCCAGCGGTCACCGGAGCTGTCGGAGCTGCTGGCGTACCAGCCGCACGCGGGGCTGCACTTCCACCGGGAGGCAGGCGCGGAGTGGATCTCTCGCTTTGGGCTCTCGGTGCCGGCGGATCAGGTGGTGGTGTGCTCGGGCGGGCAGCACGCGATGGAGGTGGTGCTCAAGGCGCACACGCGGCCGGGCGACACGGTGCTGACCGAGGCCCTCACCTACCCGGGCCTCAAGACCCTGGCGAGCCAGCATCACCTGCGGCTGCAGGGCGTCACGATGGATGCACAAGGGCTCGTGCCCGAGGCGCTCGAGGCAGCCTGCCGGGGCGGTGCGAAGCTCCTCTATTGCGTGCCGAACCTGCAGAACCCCACGGGCGCGGTCATGTCCCCCGAGCGGCGCGAGCGCATCGCAGCCATCATCCGAGCGCAGGGGCTCACGCTGCTGGAGGACGATGTCCACGGGCTGCTGCTGGAGGATCGCCCCCCACCGCTGAGCGCGCTCGTGCCGGAGTCGAGCTACTTCATCGCGGGCATCTCCAAGCTGCTGGCCCCGGGGCTGCGGCTGGGCTACCTCGCGGCGCCGCGCCGGGGCATGGAGCGCCTGGCCGAGAGCGCGGCGCTGGCCGCTCGGATGACGCCACCGCTTACAGCGGAGATCTGCGCGCGGTGGATCCGGGAAGGCACGGCGGATGAAATCGTGAAGCGCCGCCGCCAGGAGGCCCAGGCACGGCTGGCGCTGACGCGCGAGGTGCTCGGCGAGGCTGCTGTACGGAGCGCGCAAGGCCCCACCTATCACCTGTGGATGGAGCTGCCGGCCCACTGGAGGAGCGAGGCCTTCAGCGCCCAGGCCCGGCGGAACGGCGTGTCCGTCACCGCGTCCGAGGTGTTCGCGGTGAGCCCCGCTGTGGCCCCCGGGGCGGTGCGCGTTTGCCTCGGAGCGCCTCGCACCCAGGCCCTGCTGCGCAAGGGGCTCCAGCGTCTGCGAGACACCCTCACCCGCGGACCCGCCCCGCTCGCCACCATCGTGTGA
- a CDS encoding threonine/serine dehydratase translates to MPLPVSRDDIRAAHERIRPHIRRTPVWNLPSGTLGHDGPLSLKLELFQHAGSFKPRGAFNTLLTQPIPKAGVAAASGGNHGAAVAYAAKQLGIPARIFVPEISSPAKVEIIRRFGAEVVIGGQRYADALSACGTYIAESGALSIHAYDAVPTIQGQGTVALEWEEDAPGLDTVLVAVGGGGLIAGIASAWAGRGVRVVGVEPEGSRALHASLEAGRPVDVTVESIAADSLGARNTGELVFTLAKAAVDHVALVKDEAIREAQRTLWRDWRLASEPGGATALAALLSGAYRPKPGERVGVLLCGANVELSKLAALFT, encoded by the coding sequence GTGCCCCTGCCCGTCTCCCGCGATGACATCCGCGCCGCCCACGAGCGCATCCGCCCTCACATCCGCCGGACGCCCGTCTGGAACCTGCCGAGCGGGACGCTGGGCCACGATGGCCCGCTGAGCCTGAAGCTCGAGCTGTTCCAGCACGCGGGCTCGTTCAAGCCGCGCGGGGCCTTCAACACGCTGCTGACCCAGCCGATCCCCAAGGCGGGAGTGGCGGCGGCGTCGGGAGGCAACCACGGGGCGGCGGTGGCGTACGCGGCGAAGCAGCTGGGCATCCCGGCGCGCATCTTCGTGCCGGAGATCTCCAGCCCGGCGAAGGTGGAGATCATCCGCCGCTTCGGGGCCGAGGTCGTCATCGGCGGCCAGCGCTACGCCGACGCCCTGAGCGCCTGTGGCACGTACATCGCGGAGTCCGGAGCGCTGTCCATCCACGCGTACGACGCGGTGCCCACCATCCAGGGCCAGGGCACGGTGGCACTGGAGTGGGAGGAGGACGCGCCGGGGCTCGACACGGTGCTGGTGGCGGTGGGCGGCGGAGGGCTGATCGCGGGCATCGCGAGCGCCTGGGCGGGGCGAGGCGTCCGGGTGGTGGGCGTGGAGCCCGAGGGCTCCCGGGCGCTGCACGCGTCGCTCGAGGCCGGGCGCCCGGTGGACGTCACGGTGGAGTCGATCGCGGCGGACTCCCTGGGGGCGCGCAACACGGGGGAGCTTGTCTTCACCCTCGCGAAGGCGGCGGTGGATCACGTGGCGCTGGTGAAGGACGAGGCGATCCGGGAGGCGCAGCGGACGCTCTGGCGGGACTGGCGCCTGGCCTCGGAGCCGGGGGGCGCGACGGCCCTGGCGGCGCTGCTGTCCGGAGCGTACCGGCCCAAGCCGGGTGAGCGGGTGGGCGTGCTGCTCTGCGGCGCCAACGTGGAGCTGAGCAAGCTGGCGGCCCTCTTCACCTGA
- a CDS encoding pentapeptide repeat-containing protein: protein MSESHVDVLIVTALKEELDAVLELRFDGRGRDGWTSARDPHGFPYSWRTLPNQQGENLHVAAAWSGDMGETAAAARSIALIQQLNPACIAMSGICAGRRGKVSLGDVIVADRIFSYDHGKLVAAHEGHGADLFHDITTYNLDPAWRMDAAFFAEEFTQAPGLEKTRPLSLEAQQRWFLRALETHERGAAPAPNEHPDWRSQCPDLASCIRALRKSGLIDPTPGKLQLTEKGRGLAAEERLIDPDGKRTDGPFRVHVAPIATGKTVQEDPELFERLSRHVRKVLGAEMEATAMGFVAEQLGRRLLIAKAVSDYADHDKDDAFRDFACHASASFLLAFLRKHQRPHPSASASGSSVKESRPPALRRAREDRRQDEFLARVEQVCALRHAPGTQIKRKLFDEAPAPFNELLEVTMSEGGVIQSLPVAALEQPLTAELLTAFLDSIHAEYRKREPTVISTLVHSGPSAPEALLRQARAQQVRLISFSEYQGLYDFSSYLQWQTTRLENDPIYPPSLYVEQQGQVSIGGGAPERTQDVLQKLLEVLNSPHTRFALILGDFGAGKTFLLHELARRMAPEKALVPVLIEMRSLQKHVSLKQLIAQHFAAADLGRLEPDKFLYLLRSGRIALLFDGFDELALRVTYDQVMEHFNTIIEAVQGDAKVVITSRTQHFLTDQQVKRQLGERAALLPGYRLIELERFSEQQVWRFLKQKLGNPAAADERMKLLKGIDDLLSLAENPRMLSFIAELEESTLREALAKSGKLTKAHIYKVLIQRWIDGEVRRIHPSGALKGLDQRQIFRGATELALLLWERTDRFVDMRELPAAILEAVNAYGQHKLDREVIRHQLGSGSLMVRDAEGRFSFIHQSIMEWFVAAEAAQEIHHSKAPTVLGRREMSELMAEFFVTLSQPELARRWAEAKAASAESDILRGNALKVLRQFSKLQLEPRASTGATPSRNLERSDLHGQDLSGEDLRRANLSRANLSGATLVNANLVEARLGQANLKRANLGQAVLRGADLAGADLTGARLLGADLRGARLQGASLHGAKLVGARLDSLEDLRLFGAALPVPKNITPTLGLASPLRAVVFSPAGEYLATAHADGTVRLWDAETGHCQRVFEGHLDASSGLAFSRDGRLLASGTDAGAVILWSVEQLRPLHTLLGHKQGVTGVAFSPDSLLLASSSLDGTLILWSVEEGRSVRPLEGHKGAVLSVAFSPDGKTVASGSDDRTLTLWHAHQGRPLHTLSGHWGSILSLAFSPDGRLLASGSEDKTVILWNVEDAKPLRMLEGHAEAIRSVTFSPDGRTLASGSEDKSTILWSIKQAMALTSLKSHTGPVWSVAFSPDGKTLASGSDDKTVILWSVEHAKPLRALQDHSSAVRSVAFSADGRIHAQGFEDGTLILWSVPQARLLRLLQGHTESISSIAISPDGKTLASATQGGRILLWSVEHARPLSTLQGHREAVLSMAFSPDGKTLVSGSKDQTLSFWNVSVGTQLRSRQLHRGSVTTVAFSPDGKTLASGSDDRNILLWSAEQGTYQRTLRGHSGPVRSITFSPDGTTLASGSDEEPLLLWSTDQGRILRTFSGTSGFTLSVAFSPDGKALASGSDSGALVLWSVEKGSRLRTFPGNRGSVLHVAFGPEGAWLSSASDDGTARYWESATGRPLATFLGHLDGCVAFRPDGHFKSGGDVTGIFWHAVSLCRFEPGELDPYLPTPLRLTDKDPLFTKA, encoded by the coding sequence ATGAGCGAGTCCCACGTGGATGTGCTGATCGTCACGGCGCTCAAGGAAGAGCTCGACGCAGTCCTGGAGCTCAGGTTCGACGGCCGGGGGCGCGACGGCTGGACGAGCGCGCGTGACCCGCATGGCTTCCCCTATTCCTGGCGCACCCTCCCCAACCAGCAGGGAGAGAACCTCCACGTGGCGGCGGCGTGGTCCGGCGACATGGGAGAGACGGCGGCGGCGGCCCGCTCCATCGCGCTCATCCAGCAGCTGAACCCCGCGTGCATCGCCATGAGCGGCATCTGCGCGGGCCGCCGCGGCAAGGTGTCCCTGGGGGACGTCATCGTGGCTGACCGGATCTTCAGCTACGACCACGGCAAGCTCGTCGCTGCGCACGAGGGCCACGGAGCGGACCTCTTCCACGACATCACCACCTACAACCTGGACCCGGCCTGGAGGATGGACGCGGCGTTCTTCGCGGAGGAGTTCACCCAGGCCCCGGGGCTCGAGAAGACGCGTCCTCTCTCCCTGGAGGCCCAACAGCGGTGGTTCCTCCGGGCGCTGGAGACCCATGAGCGCGGAGCCGCCCCCGCCCCCAACGAGCACCCCGACTGGCGAAGCCAGTGCCCGGACCTTGCCTCCTGCATTCGCGCGCTGCGGAAGTCCGGACTCATTGATCCGACGCCCGGCAAGCTCCAGCTGACGGAGAAAGGCCGGGGGCTGGCCGCCGAGGAGCGACTGATCGATCCCGACGGAAAGAGGACCGACGGGCCCTTCCGCGTCCACGTGGCGCCCATCGCCACGGGCAAGACCGTCCAGGAGGATCCGGAGCTGTTCGAGCGGCTGAGCCGGCACGTGCGCAAGGTGCTGGGCGCGGAGATGGAGGCCACGGCCATGGGATTCGTGGCCGAGCAGCTCGGCCGGCGCCTGCTCATCGCCAAGGCGGTCTCGGACTACGCCGACCACGACAAGGACGATGCCTTCCGCGACTTCGCCTGCCACGCGTCGGCTTCGTTCCTGCTGGCGTTCCTGCGCAAGCACCAGCGGCCGCACCCGTCCGCTTCGGCCTCGGGCTCCAGCGTCAAGGAGAGCCGTCCACCCGCGCTCCGGAGGGCCCGCGAGGACAGGCGCCAGGACGAGTTCCTGGCGCGAGTCGAGCAGGTCTGCGCCCTCCGCCATGCTCCCGGGACGCAGATCAAGCGCAAGCTCTTCGACGAGGCACCGGCTCCCTTCAACGAGCTGCTCGAAGTGACGATGTCTGAGGGAGGCGTCATCCAGAGCCTCCCCGTGGCCGCGCTCGAGCAACCCCTGACGGCCGAGCTGCTGACGGCCTTCCTGGACAGCATCCACGCCGAGTACCGGAAGCGGGAGCCCACGGTCATCTCGACGCTCGTCCACTCGGGCCCGTCAGCCCCCGAGGCGCTGTTGCGCCAGGCCCGCGCGCAGCAGGTGCGGCTGATCAGCTTCAGCGAGTACCAGGGGCTCTACGACTTCTCCAGCTACCTGCAGTGGCAGACCACCCGGCTGGAGAACGATCCCATCTATCCGCCCTCGCTCTACGTGGAGCAACAGGGCCAGGTGAGCATCGGGGGAGGAGCGCCCGAGCGCACGCAGGACGTGCTCCAGAAGCTGCTCGAAGTCCTCAACTCGCCCCACACGCGCTTCGCGCTCATCCTGGGAGACTTCGGCGCGGGGAAGACGTTCCTGCTCCACGAGCTGGCCCGGCGGATGGCTCCCGAGAAGGCCCTGGTGCCCGTGCTCATCGAGATGCGCTCGCTCCAGAAGCACGTCTCGCTCAAGCAGCTCATCGCGCAGCACTTCGCCGCGGCGGATCTCGGGCGGCTGGAGCCCGACAAGTTCCTCTACCTGCTCCGCTCGGGGCGGATCGCGCTCCTGTTCGACGGCTTCGACGAGCTCGCGCTCCGCGTGACGTACGACCAGGTGATGGAGCACTTCAACACCATCATCGAGGCCGTCCAGGGAGACGCCAAGGTCGTCATCACGAGCCGCACGCAGCACTTCCTGACGGACCAGCAGGTCAAGCGCCAGTTGGGAGAGCGCGCCGCCCTGCTCCCGGGCTACCGGCTCATCGAGCTGGAGCGCTTCAGCGAGCAGCAGGTCTGGCGCTTCCTGAAGCAGAAGCTGGGGAACCCCGCCGCCGCGGACGAGCGGATGAAGCTCCTCAAGGGCATCGATGATCTCCTCAGCCTGGCGGAGAACCCCCGCATGCTGAGCTTCATCGCGGAGCTGGAGGAGAGCACGCTCCGTGAGGCCCTCGCCAAGTCGGGCAAGCTCACCAAGGCGCACATCTACAAGGTCCTCATCCAGCGGTGGATCGACGGAGAGGTCCGCCGGATCCATCCTTCGGGAGCGCTCAAGGGACTGGATCAGCGGCAGATCTTCCGGGGCGCCACCGAGCTGGCGCTGCTGCTGTGGGAGCGGACAGACCGGTTCGTGGACATGCGCGAGCTGCCGGCGGCGATCCTCGAGGCCGTCAACGCCTACGGCCAGCACAAGCTCGATCGCGAGGTCATCCGCCACCAACTGGGCTCGGGCTCGCTCATGGTGCGAGACGCGGAGGGACGCTTCTCGTTCATCCACCAGTCCATCATGGAGTGGTTCGTCGCCGCGGAGGCCGCGCAGGAGATCCACCACAGCAAGGCCCCCACCGTCCTGGGGCGGAGGGAGATGAGCGAGCTGATGGCGGAGTTCTTCGTCACCCTCTCGCAGCCCGAGCTGGCGCGGCGCTGGGCCGAGGCCAAGGCGGCCTCCGCGGAGAGTGACATCCTCCGGGGGAACGCGCTGAAGGTGCTGCGCCAGTTCTCCAAGCTTCAGCTGGAGCCGCGCGCGAGCACCGGGGCCACGCCCTCGCGCAACCTGGAGCGCAGCGATCTGCACGGCCAGGATCTCTCCGGGGAGGATCTGCGCCGGGCCAACTTGAGCCGAGCCAACCTCTCGGGGGCCACGCTGGTGAACGCCAATCTGGTCGAGGCCCGCCTGGGCCAGGCCAACCTCAAGCGGGCCAACCTGGGGCAGGCGGTCCTGCGCGGCGCGGACCTCGCGGGCGCCGATCTGACGGGGGCGCGCCTGCTCGGGGCCGATCTGCGCGGCGCCCGGCTGCAGGGGGCGAGCCTGCACGGCGCCAAGCTCGTGGGCGCCCGGCTGGACTCCCTGGAGGACCTCCGGCTGTTCGGGGCGGCGCTGCCCGTCCCCAAGAACATCACCCCGACCCTGGGGCTCGCCTCACCGCTCCGGGCCGTCGTCTTCAGCCCAGCCGGCGAGTACCTGGCGACAGCCCATGCCGACGGCACAGTCCGCCTGTGGGATGCCGAGACGGGCCACTGCCAGCGCGTCTTCGAGGGCCACCTGGACGCCAGCTCCGGGCTCGCCTTCAGCCGGGATGGACGGCTGCTGGCCTCCGGCACCGATGCGGGGGCCGTCATCCTCTGGAGTGTGGAGCAGCTCCGTCCTCTCCACACCCTGTTGGGCCACAAGCAGGGCGTCACCGGAGTGGCCTTCAGTCCGGACAGCCTGCTGTTGGCGTCGAGCTCTCTGGACGGCACCCTCATCCTCTGGAGCGTGGAGGAGGGGCGCTCCGTGCGCCCCCTCGAGGGCCACAAGGGCGCCGTGCTGAGCGTGGCCTTCAGCCCGGACGGCAAGACGGTGGCCTCGGGCTCCGACGACCGGACCCTCACCCTCTGGCACGCGCACCAGGGCCGGCCCCTGCACACGCTGTCCGGGCACTGGGGCTCCATCCTCTCCCTGGCCTTCAGCCCGGACGGCCGGCTGCTCGCCTCGGGCTCGGAGGACAAGACCGTCATCCTCTGGAACGTGGAAGACGCCAAGCCGCTGCGCATGCTCGAGGGACACGCGGAGGCCATCCGGAGCGTGACCTTCAGCCCGGACGGCAGGACGCTGGCCTCGGGCTCGGAGGACAAGAGCACCATCCTCTGGAGCATCAAGCAGGCCATGGCGCTGACTTCGCTCAAGTCGCACACAGGCCCTGTCTGGAGCGTGGCCTTCAGCCCGGATGGAAAGACGCTGGCCTCGGGCTCCGACGACAAGACCGTCATCCTCTGGAGCGTGGAGCACGCCAAGCCACTGCGTGCCCTGCAGGACCATTCGAGCGCCGTACGCAGCGTGGCCTTCAGCGCGGACGGGAGGATCCACGCCCAGGGTTTCGAGGACGGCACCCTCATTCTCTGGAGCGTGCCGCAGGCGCGGCTGCTGCGCCTGCTCCAGGGCCACACCGAGTCCATCTCGAGCATCGCCATCAGCCCGGACGGCAAGACGCTGGCCTCCGCGACCCAGGGAGGACGCATCCTCTTATGGAGCGTGGAGCACGCCCGGCCCCTCAGCACGCTCCAGGGACACCGGGAGGCCGTGCTCAGCATGGCCTTCAGCCCGGATGGCAAGACGCTGGTCTCCGGCTCCAAGGACCAGACGCTGAGCTTCTGGAACGTGAGCGTGGGCACGCAGCTTCGCAGCCGCCAGCTGCACCGCGGCAGCGTCACCACGGTGGCCTTCAGCCCGGATGGCAAGACGCTGGCCTCGGGCTCGGATGACCGGAACATCCTGCTGTGGAGCGCGGAGCAGGGCACCTACCAGCGCACCCTCCGGGGACACTCGGGCCCGGTGCGCAGCATCACGTTCAGCCCGGACGGCACCACCCTGGCCTCGGGCTCGGATGAGGAGCCCCTGCTGCTGTGGAGCACGGATCAGGGACGCATCCTCCGCACCTTCTCAGGTACCTCCGGCTTCACCCTCAGCGTGGCGTTCAGTCCGGATGGCAAGGCGCTGGCCTCGGGCTCGGACAGCGGGGCGCTGGTGCTGTGGAGCGTGGAGAAGGGCAGCCGCCTGCGCACCTTCCCGGGAAACCGCGGCAGCGTCCTCCACGTGGCGTTCGGCCCGGAGGGTGCCTGGCTGTCCTCGGCCTCCGATGACGGGACGGCGCGCTACTGGGAGAGCGCCACGGGGCGGCCACTGGCCACGTTCCTGGGGCACCTGGATGGGTGCGTCGCGTTCCGGCCGGATGGGCACTTCAAGAGCGGAGGCGATGTCACAGGCATCTTCTGGCACGCCGTGAGCCTGTGCCGCTTCGAGCCCGGCGAGCTGGATCCCTACCTGCCGACGCCGCTGCGGCTGACGGACAAGGATCCGCTCTTCACCAAAGCCTGA
- the aspS gene encoding aspartate--tRNA ligase, whose amino-acid sequence MAVPFITEVKRTHTCGQLTKEHIGQEVVLFGWVQNRRDHGGAVFIDLRDREGLTQVVFEPDAKEAHETAGQLRLEYCVGIRGKVVSRGKNVNAKMKTGEIEVKADALTIFNRSEPTPFLIEDSIDTAEEKRLAHRYLDLRRKPLQQSLMTRSKMNALTRQYMVQNGFLELETPFMGKYTPGGARNFLVPSRLNPGKFYALAESPQLYKQLFMVAGFERYFQIVKCFRDEDLRLDRQPEFTQIDVEMSFVTQDDVFTIIEGLIKKLWKEVLDVDVPTPFMRMDFYESMDKYGNDKPDLRFGLEHVVLTDLIREHGEGGGVPLLHEAVQNKGIVKAMVLPVAKPLSRAETDKLEEFAKQAGARGLARAKVGEGGEWTQSPLAKTISPALRHAINEKCNAKTGDLILFQFGRESLVHTVMANLRVHVAKKLGLIPEYGSGGQWRFLWVVNPPLFEYDEETKTWAAAHHAFTRPHDGDVQYLLTDPGRVKCHRYDVVLNGFEIGGGSIRLHDPKVQSEVFKALGISDEEARTKFGFLLDALKFGAPPHGGIALGMDRLAMLLTGAESLRDVIPFPKTKTGTDQMTGAPGDVDERQLKEIHVRAVPPPSQQPK is encoded by the coding sequence ATGGCGGTCCCGTTCATTACCGAGGTCAAGCGTACCCACACTTGCGGTCAGCTCACCAAGGAACACATCGGCCAGGAGGTGGTGCTCTTTGGCTGGGTGCAGAACCGTCGAGACCACGGCGGCGCGGTCTTCATCGACTTGAGGGATCGCGAGGGGCTCACCCAGGTCGTCTTCGAGCCGGACGCCAAGGAGGCCCATGAGACGGCCGGCCAGCTCCGGTTGGAGTACTGCGTCGGTATCCGGGGCAAGGTCGTCTCTCGCGGCAAGAACGTGAACGCGAAGATGAAGACCGGTGAGATCGAGGTGAAGGCGGACGCCCTCACCATCTTCAACCGCTCCGAGCCCACGCCGTTCCTCATCGAGGACAGCATCGACACGGCGGAGGAGAAGCGCCTGGCCCACCGCTACCTGGACCTGCGCCGCAAGCCGCTGCAGCAGTCGCTGATGACGCGCTCGAAGATGAACGCGCTCACCCGCCAGTACATGGTGCAGAACGGCTTCCTGGAACTGGAGACGCCGTTCATGGGCAAGTACACGCCCGGCGGCGCGCGCAACTTCCTGGTCCCCAGCCGCCTCAACCCCGGCAAGTTCTACGCCCTGGCCGAGAGCCCGCAGCTCTACAAGCAGCTGTTCATGGTGGCGGGCTTCGAGCGCTACTTCCAGATAGTCAAGTGCTTCCGCGACGAGGACCTGCGCCTGGACCGGCAGCCGGAGTTCACGCAGATCGACGTGGAGATGAGCTTCGTCACCCAGGATGACGTGTTCACGATCATCGAGGGGCTCATCAAGAAGCTGTGGAAGGAAGTCCTGGACGTGGACGTGCCCACGCCGTTCATGCGGATGGACTTCTACGAGTCCATGGACAAGTACGGCAACGACAAGCCGGACCTGCGCTTCGGGCTGGAGCACGTGGTGCTGACGGACCTCATCCGCGAGCACGGCGAGGGCGGCGGCGTGCCCCTGCTGCACGAGGCGGTGCAGAACAAGGGCATCGTCAAGGCGATGGTGCTCCCAGTGGCCAAGCCGCTGAGCCGCGCGGAGACGGACAAGCTGGAGGAGTTCGCCAAGCAGGCGGGCGCCCGCGGTCTGGCCCGCGCCAAGGTGGGCGAGGGCGGCGAGTGGACGCAGTCTCCGCTGGCCAAGACGATCAGCCCCGCGCTGCGCCATGCCATCAACGAGAAGTGCAACGCGAAGACGGGCGATCTGATCCTCTTCCAGTTCGGCCGCGAGTCGCTGGTGCACACGGTGATGGCGAACCTGCGCGTGCACGTGGCCAAGAAGCTGGGCCTCATTCCCGAGTACGGCAGCGGCGGCCAGTGGCGCTTCCTGTGGGTCGTGAACCCGCCGCTCTTCGAGTACGACGAGGAGACCAAGACGTGGGCCGCGGCGCACCACGCCTTCACGCGCCCGCACGACGGGGACGTACAGTACCTGCTCACGGATCCGGGCCGCGTGAAGTGCCACCGGTATGACGTGGTGCTCAACGGCTTCGAGATCGGCGGCGGCTCCATCCGTCTGCACGACCCGAAGGTCCAGTCCGAGGTGTTCAAGGCCTTGGGCATCAGCGACGAGGAGGCCCGGACGAAGTTCGGCTTCCTGCTGGACGCGCTCAAGTTCGGCGCGCCTCCGCACGGGGGGATCGCGCTGGGCATGGACCGTCTGGCCATGCTCCTGACGGGCGCCGAGTCGCTGCGCGACGTGATCCCCTTCCCGAAGACGAAGACGGGCACGGACCAGATGACGGGCGCTCCCGGCGATGTGGACGAGCGGCAGCTCAAGGAGATCCACGTCCGCGCCGTGCCGCCTCCGTCGCAGCAGCCGAAGTAA